A region of the bacterium genome:
CATTATCTATTATAAGAAACTATGATTATACCGATAGGTTTAAAGGGGGATTTGGCTTAGGGGTAGGATATCCAACCGCTGGAGATGTACCGCACCAATTACTCCTTTTGATAGATATGGGGTTACGGTATAAGGTAATTAAAGACATCCATTTTGAGCTTTCTACCATTCTAATTTTTGGTCTTGAGACCAAAGATAGAAGAGGCGAAGGTCTTCCTATATCTATGCGGTTTAAAATTGGGTTTTAGTCTAAATGAGTGTATTTAACAATCATTTTTTATCCAGGAGTAATCTTTAATGAAGTCTAAAGTATCAATAGCAAAATGTAAAGATTATGATTTTGAAAGAGTAAAAAATACAATAAGAGTATCTTTGGAATCAATAGGAGGATTGGAAGGTATAGTTAAAAGAGGGAATAGGGTATTACTAAAGGGGAATATAGGAGCACCAAGCCCTCCAGAACAAGCATCTACAACGCATCCATCGATTATCAAAGCAATGATTCAATTGGTAAGAGAGGTAGGTGGTATCCCAATATTTGGTGATAGTCCAATTATAGAACGGATAACTGAGGAGACCTTTGAAATAAGTGGGCATGCAAAGATTGCTCATAAAGAGGGGATAGAAATAACAGCATTTAATAAGAATGGTTTTAAAAAGGTAAAGATTCCTAAAGGAAAACAGATTAAAGAAATCTACTTCTCTAAAGATGTTCTGAATGCAGATGTTGTTATCTCGATTCCAAAATTAAAGACGCATATTCTTACATATTATACAGGAGCAATTAAGAATATGTTTGGAGCGTTAGAGAAAGAGTCAAGAATAAACATTCATAAAAGTTTTATTAAAGTTATACCATTCTCTGAAGCTATAGTTGATGTTTTTAGTGTTAGAAAACCTGACTTAGCAATAATGGATGGGATATGGGCTATGGAGGGACTTGGTCCAAGTCATGGTCAAATTAAAAAAGTAGGAGTAATTATTTCATCAAAAGACTCAGTAGCCCTTGATGCGGTTTCTTCTGCAATCATTGGATACGATCCAATGGATATCCCTACTACAAAAGATGCCGAGATGAGAAGATTGGGAAATGGAAAGTTAGATCAAATAGAAATTTTAGGAGAACAAATTGATAAAGTAAAAGTTGATTTTGAAAAAGTTCCTATAATAAGAGATGAGATACGAGAGAGGTTTAAAAATTTCTTTTTGTCAAAGATGTCGGTAGATAAAACAAAGTGTAAAGGTTGTAATCTCTGTATGGATCAGTG
Encoded here:
- a CDS encoding DUF362 domain-containing protein; the protein is MKSKVSIAKCKDYDFERVKNTIRVSLESIGGLEGIVKRGNRVLLKGNIGAPSPPEQASTTHPSIIKAMIQLVREVGGIPIFGDSPIIERITEETFEISGHAKIAHKEGIEITAFNKNGFKKVKIPKGKQIKEIYFSKDVLNADVVISIPKLKTHILTYYTGAIKNMFGALEKESRINIHKSFIKVIPFSEAIVDVFSVRKPDLAIMDGIWAMEGLGPSHGQIKKVGVIISSKDSVALDAVSSAIIGYDPMDIPTTKDAEMRRLGNGKLDQIEILGEQIDKVKVDFEKVPIIRDEIRERFKNFFLSKMSVDKTKCKGCNLCMDQCPAKAIKLKPYPVFDPEKCILCFCCFELCPEGAITFEIPRLVGKSSLITQEMASELLTNVKKYKEGK